agagtatttctttAACGTGCTAAgtcattacaaatttttatagtactcctaacatcttttaagctattttttaaattattttgcatagaataaaatattttttatggtataattaaaataaatttattaaaaaatattcatgaactATCAAGAATGGGCAGAAGAGTATTGTATAGAATTCGAATTGCTAACcatataattcaaaaaaaaagtgattCGAACTTTCCCATGCGTAATTTGAATCATGTAATATCTcaccatataatttaaaaaaatttattaaaaaatattcatgaactATTAAAAATGGACAAAAGAATATTGTATGGAATTCGAATTGatagctcattaatattttaaagaagtctcgtaattaaatattttgatagttttttttaatgcatgaaataaaatatatattttttaattttaaattattaattttttaaataaatttcttaataaattattaattttttaaataaatcagggtataattcgaatcaacctgATTTGAATTATTGTATGTGTGTAATTCAAATCAGGTTAATTCGAATTAGTGGGTGTGTGcgtgtgtgtaattcgaatcaagctgattcgaattacatgtaAATCAAATTCGAAACAATCTAATTAGAACTATATAGAAATGTGCATTGGTTgattcataaaataatttttggtttGGCGGATTTGTGTAATTTTTTGCTCCCCTTAACTTATTTAAGTGATTTGCCCAAAAAATAATTGGTTGTCTAGTAGAACTCTTAATtagttttctataattttaatttattttctgttttgtttttacatatttatttttgtttaaaaaaatataatattaaaaaatatacatttaagTAAAACTAAGTAATATATGCATATATCAGTcactatatatttttgtatttttatatattaatttacatGTTTTTTATACCAAATATTTAGCacttaaaataatcaaacttttaatagacaaaaaattaaatttatttacagtaatataataaattttattataaaattctaaatacGTATTTCTATATACAGtggttgattgttagatgataAATTTTAGATACATGAAACAAAACCTCTTAATTAAGTTATACACAACTTCTTATCGATTTAATtctacttttattattttcatacatatttaataaataaaaaggtaaaatatactttttatttttaaaatttgataaaaattttaaaaatattcctaaattttattgtgttttaattttgttccaaaaattttcaatttgcatcaaatatacttcTAAcgactaaattttcaaaaaatttaagatcgattcaacaacaatttcataagaacaaccctcaacacaagtaaatcaagtattattgttagattgatcttaaattttttaaaaatttagccgTTAAAAGTATATTTGATATtaaatcgaaaatttttgagacaaaattgaaacaaaataaaatttaagaatatttttaaaatttttaccaaacttaaaagacaaaaaatataatttatcctaaataaaaaaataaatcaataaacagCATTAATACActagtatatataataaataataatgtacATGCATGCATTAatgcatataataatattagttattataatgAGGCCAATATATAGTACAGATGAGATATAAGTATAGATGATGAGATATTATAACGGTTTGATGATTCTGGAGAAGTTGAAAGCAATATAAGCGTGAGAATCTTATGCAGAGTAGCACAGGTGGGTCTGCATTGATTAAGCTCAAAAATCGATTCATCACTACTCtatctatatacatatacaatTCAATCTGATCTTCAGATTATGTTTCTTTGCAATTTCCACTACCCAGGCCAGGCCCCCGTTTAAAGTTTCTTTCGTTTTCTGCTTAATCATCTTCATTTCTTAGACCGCATGCAACCTTCAATTTTCACCTCATCACATCgataatttcaatttatttaatttgcaaTATGGCtgaatacatatatatttataaacttGTGAATTCAATAAAGCTAATGcatatatattatgtaatatGGTACGTTGGcttcatcttttttatttagtatAGTCAAATAATgttcgtttttttttcttttcttttctttattctgCTATTTAGAATTACTGatttagagagaaagaaaagaatgtaGCAGACACATTCTTCATTCTTTTTTCCCCCTAGCTAGTTGTAGTATGCTATAAAAAGGAAGATTAACATGATATTCTAATTTCTACTCTACCTCGTATAAATGACTAATTAATGGTATTTAACAAAGTATTTCATTACATCTGAAATAACtggcataaattttaaatttttattttattattcaaactaaaataatttatagtaTTATACTCGTGATgatataacaaaagaaataatcatgtgaaatataataataattattaatcttGAAATATCAATGTGTATTCCTATGCTTATTgatagaataatttaattttcatatatcCTTGTGTCCATATGCCATATTGATGTTTGGTATTAAAACATAATTGAAGTCAATGAAATCGGAGCCTGTCTTGTTCACTTTCAATGGCACTAGTGTGGGCACAAGTCTAGGCTATAGGAAGATCTTCGTAGTCCTCATTATACATATTATGGATTACTTCTCTTATCTCACTTTTCCCCCTTTGATTTGGTGACAAAGATTGTTCAACTTCACTAGCCATCACTTTTTTTGATATCTCTTCTCTACTTTTTCATCAACTCTATCCTTTTATAATCATGTTCATTATTATATAATGTCAGGCTGGGAGAGTATAATCttttttcattcttctcatttatCACACTGCCCATATAGGCCATCATCCAATGCCATAACTTGCTTGTAATGTACAAGCTAAGTGAGGTCATcagaatcaaattaaattatcataaGGTTTAATTTGTTAATGAAAAATGCTAGGAGTAAAGTATAtacttatttatgtatttttatttacaaattcaGTTTTCTTTTGTATAAATAGGTTTTTAATATggtattaatttttatgattaaaaaaaataccagtaaaaatttcaaacacaaattttGTGGTGTTTTTATCCGAATTTAGTAAGTAACGGTTGTGGATTGAAGATGAGATTAGATTAGAGTTTTGGAATATATTAAGTTAGATTAAAAAGGATATCTTAAAaagtttgaataattttatcagctagagttaatattttatgaatacaacgttaattttatttttttttgcataaaatttttaagtctttgttaaaaacaaaagaataatctaaaaaaaaagattgtCTATTATTGAGTGTGTAACATTCTATCACACAAAACCTTACGCTTAAGTTGTAAAACTGAGGTGGTGTGATATTACGAtctctaaaataaaacatatatacgtataatagttaaaaaaagatAGTATACTAGGAGTCTTGAAAAATaggtaaaacaaaattataaaattaaaagtgtaACACTCAAGATTAAGAATACTTGCGTACGAAGAAAATTAGAgttcataaacataaacataCAGAAGATAAGAATAGAGAGTCAAGAGTACAACATAACAAGCTCCTAGCTCCGCCTGTGAAGCTAAGATAAGAAGAGAGAGTCAAGAGTACAAAATAACAAATTCCTAGTtcagagaatatttacatacatatatacttaACTATTTTTCCAAAAAGCCTCTATGAGGTTCAAGAAACTAAACAACATAAGGAGAAGTctacacaatatatatatatatatatatcaaaataaagtcCCAAAATTTATTTTGCTGCAGAACTTTAGACGTCTAGCGAGGTACCTCTCGACCTACATCtaaaaaacaacaatatcatatggaatgagaaccgggttctcaatatggtaaaGGTGCTGCATACATAAGATATATGATCCTccgaatgccagaggcaatcctaacATAAGTGGGTGGTCTTTTAAAGATTCCTAAACCTAACATAAACTTAACTAGAACACTaaatctctccatcttttcTTTGTTCCTCTATTTCTGGTGAATTTACACAGACAGACAAGCAGACAATGGTAAACACAGATAAAATACAAGTAATACAGATAGCAAGTATAATAATTAGCATATTATAATCAATTAGGCATTCTCAATTAATGCACAAGCATGCAGTTCAAACaatatgcacatgatgtatgcttgttctatggctgatgagtcacATATGTCAGTTATCAAGCCAACCTGATAAATTCGGCTGCTAAACCCTGGACTATCCCTCGACGCgtatccccaagagtctatgcataactttttctcatttatatataatttctcAATGGAGGAAccttcccgggaatttataagtATCCGGTCACCTCTTACGTTGTATGGTCAAtggagtatcgagtctcaacctggaacacgttgtggcaagccacggtactttacccaagaaaactcgtatctcagataattgaGTGCATAAGCCAAtaacattcataatcattcataaTTAATTGCACAATCATTCTTTACCGCCATGGCGTCACATATACTTCcgttttcttcattttccatacttaaattattatttttcaaccttaCTTCACCCCCAATTACCATCGATCATTTCTTAGTTTCATCTCATTAATAGACATACTATAAAGATCTAGGGctaaaaggataaaaatagagatttaaaagtttgaaattagactttaaaacataaaaattcatatttgtTGAAATAGgggccacgcgtgcgcgtgggacacgcgtacgcgtggaagtGCATTTTATCCCATCTCGTGTACGCATTGCCTCGTCCGCGTATGAAGCTCCAGGCTCGCGTACGCAAGGGTCTCTTTTGCTTATGTATGCGTATGCATTGCTTCGTCCGCGTATGCATACATGCCAAACAGAGATGACCCTTCGCGTACGGAGggtatgcgtacgcatacacTGTAGTTTGGTCACAAATGGCTAAGTCGGCAGAATTTCAATTTTACATACCAAACTTCCGACGCGCATAACTTTCtcgtttgaaaatatttttcatccgttATTCGAACGGCGTAAACTTTACGGActcaattttcatataaaacaaatttaaaacaatttgtGGGTCTAGAATTCGAGTTATGGCTCGTCGAAATTTggctaaaaattaatttttacacaaAATTCTcaacttctttttttattcgAAAACCAAACTCAACCTCAGCATTCCATATATAAAATCAACACCTTAACATACCAATTCCAACATCACAACAAGTTACCATATACAACCATTCCTCAAGTTTAAACAACCATGTGCATAATTTCTCAACAATGTTAACAAAATCATCAATATACCACTACCCATTCATATCTATTCATATCACCATCATTAACTCATCACCTAACAACCTAGTATCACCATAAGCAATAATCATCCAAcaaatattcaattaataacAACATTATCATCAAAGCCACTAAAAATTCAACATACTCATCGTTCCAACCTATTATTCTATAGTCATATATAATCTAAGTTTTCacaaaacattatatattaaatacgagaaacctaaaccatacatTGACCGATTTCCTCGTATAACCCAAAGGCACCACCAAAAGATTCAAAAGCTCAACCCCAAGGATCCAAAGCAATGACACCCAAGTTCCACCAAGGTTCCAATGTTCACAATCTAactctaatttatatatatacacatctAATATACATTACCACAGATGTATACCCAAAATTTAATACCTAATCACATATACTCAAAGAATTCACTATGGGTTGAGGATTCTTACCGTTTTCACGGACCAAACGAACCAAGCCCAAAAATTCTCGCAAGCTAAATCGAACCTAGAATACCAAAAAGCTCAACATATATactcacaaaattcaaaatttaaggGGTAGAGCAACTGGAGTGAGAGGTGAGGcttacctatgaaattgttcCGATAAGTTCATAGAGTTCGACACAGTAGTCGTGTGGCCGCAAACAGTGCAGCGATCGAAGCTTGGAATAGAAAGTTAGAGCAAATTGAATTGAGGACAATGGTTTGTTCTTGCTCCTCCACCCCAATTGTGTTTCCCTAGCGTGGatgaagagaaaggaaaaagggAAGCTGTGTTTGATTAAGTGGCCGGGTTGAATTGGGCCTTGGCCTATTTTGAGTCCGATTCGTCTGGTTAGGCTCGTTCGGCCTAGTTTTTGACTAAATTCTTTGAAATAagtgtcaaaatttttattttaattagttctatcttattttactataaaaatttatatttttaatttttttattaaaaattaatttattgttatttattcgctaattttatagaatttaCAGAATAAGTTACGAAATGATACAATATACAAgactatataatatatatagatgctagtaaaatcaaagtaataaaaaatgcacataatattctataataaatatagaGATATACTAAATTGATACTAATTAATCCTAATTATACTCTATTAGTCTTAAAcactctttaattttctttaaaatataatcatttatctattcatacttaaaattttggataaataatatatcaaataataataaattaaatagttgTTAGCGTATAACATCTGATTGATGGATTTAAATAATTGGTACTACTGTCTAGATTATAAAATCAACTTTTAAGtagttacaaaatattttgtctGAATTTTGTAGATTTTTAATATTGGGATTGATTAATTTGGAAATGTAATATGAggtttttctattttatatatgaTGAGTTCTTTTTTTTAGCTAAAATACTCATGgaaataattattgttaaataaaGTAGACACAAAACATTGTTTCTCCTTGTTATGGAAAAAAGATTAGATGTTAATTATTGGCGAATGAAACTGAAGAAACACGGACGTACCAAAAGCTGAGAGAAAGAGTAGGAGAAGAATTAGAAGATGGAGCTCCTCTAANNNNNNNNNNNNNNNNNNNNNNNNNNNNNNNNNNNNNtgttttttttttttttttttttctagaggCTTCCAAAATTTCTCAAGAAGTAaggattgttttattttttttaattgatgttCTTTGGTTCATTTCTTggtactttttttattatttttattagtttgaaaGTCATggatttattttcaataataatggGCCTCTTCTAATAGGCTTGGATAACTTTTGAGAAAGGCCTAACTTATTACCTCTTGCAATATTGGGCAGGCCTCATTGACAAAACACATgcttataaaaaagaaaattttgctgacccaaaataaatataaaatttttatatttattgtgttatatttttacactatataaaaaatataaatattgatcaacactttaattatttttatactattaggatataaattttagaatttgaaatttgaaatttaaaattttaattttaatacttaGTGTTTAAAATGTGGACAAGTGTTAGTAAAAAATGCtaaattttattagtaatttataaattttctgCCTTCTTCTGTTGAAGAGCCATTTTCCTTTCCACGCAAGAAAGCAAGTACTATATTATTATGACTCATCTTTGGTCATtgcattaatttaaattatattcagTTAGTCAATGACTTAAcacaaatattttaagaaaaatattagaagattattaaaatttaatattttttattattatttaattattaatgataaaatatattattaaattattaaactaaaaaatttaaattgatgcctaaataataataaaaaataataaattctaaaggtgtaaatattttttttttccttccccACGAGTCAACCATCAAAACATGATGAAATAATGCACCACgttacataataaattaaatctgAAGATAATAATGGTAGTGtattttatgattaaaaattaGCTGCGTACTCTATCAACTCAAATTACtagatttaaaattatatatttttattaattatataatacatTGATTAAAATTACTATTGAATTACACTATTAATTATGCCTATATATGTTCATATGTATCTCCAATAACTCCCATTATTGACTTAACATAAAATGTCTCATCCTCTATCAAAATCAGCTTCATCTCCATTAACCATCGACGATCCTTTGAAAAACCTTGGCATAGTTCAAAACCAAGATGGAAGTATCACAAGGATCATTCAATATCCAACAACTCCACCAACACAAGACCTAATAAACCCTATTCTGACCAAAGATCTCcctctaaatcctaaaaacaaAACTTGGGTACGCATATTCCTACCCAAAAAGgcacttcaaaatcaaaataactcAACAAAGCTCCCTCTTATAGTTTACTACCATGGTGGTGGTTTCATATACACAAGTGCTTCTTCCACCATCAACCATGACTTCTGCTCTAACATGTCACTCCAACTCTCCGCCGTCATCGCCTCCGTTGACTACCGTCTTGCCCCGGAATACCGGCTGCCTGCGGCCTACGACGACTCCGTGGAGGCCTTGCATTGGCTAAGAACCACCGATGAAACATGGGTACGTGACTATGCTGATTTTTCTAAGTGTTACATCATGGGTTCTAGTGCGGGAGGGAACATTGCTTACCGTGTAGGGCTACTTGTGTCCACAACCGTTAATTCGTTTGACTTTGACCCTTTGAAGATCAGAGGGCTTATATTGCACCATCCGTTTTTCGGTGGGTCCCAGAGGACTGAGTCTGAGTTGAGGTCGGTCAACGATCCAGTTCTGCCTATTGGGAACTGCGATCTTATGTGGGAGCTGGCGTTGCCTGAGGGTGCAGGGAGGGACCATTGGTATTGCAATCCAACGGTGGTGGATGATGATGTGTGTTTTGAAGAGATCAAACGGCTGAGATGGAAGGTCTTTGTTTTGGGATGTTATGGGGACCCTATGATTGATCGCATGGTGGGGTTGGTGGCCATGTTGAGAAGAAAAGGTGTTGAGGTTGTCGATCACTTTGGAGAAGGCCATCATGGGGTTGCATATGGTGATCCAAGCAACGAGAAATTCTCCCTTCGAATAAAAGATTTcatagatatataaatatag
The Arachis duranensis cultivar V14167 chromosome 5, aradu.V14167.gnm2.J7QH, whole genome shotgun sequence genome window above contains:
- the LOC107491014 gene encoding probable carboxylesterase 120, which produces MSHPLSKSASSPLTIDDPLKNLGIVQNQDGSITRIIQYPTTPPTQDLINPILTKDLPLNPKNKTWVRIFLPKKALQNQNNSTKLPLIVYYHGGGFIYTSASSTINHDFCSNMSLQLSAVIASVDYRLAPEYRLPAAYDDSVEALHWLRTTDETWIRGLILHHPFFGGSQRTESELRSVNDPVLPIGNCDLMWELALPEGAGRDHWYCNPTVVDDDVCFEEIKRLRWKVFVLGCYGDPMIDRMVGLVAMLRRKGVEVVDHFGEGHHGVAYGDPSNEKFSLRIKDFIDI